ggaagaaattatatAATCTTTCTATTTATGATAAAGGAGCATCTTAATTCACATTTGGAGGTGATAAAAAGTTCAGGTTAGTACTAGACGACTGGAATTAGTTATGGTAATGCAAATCCTTTGAAGTAGTTGTGCAAAAAATATACTGCTTCATATGTttgcaaaatacagtttttaattttgtgttagAGGACTGTAAGACAAAAAGAAGGAAGCCATGTGTAAAGCCCTGACTCTTCAAGATTTCCTTTTGGTGTAGCAGAAATGCTATTTTACATACTACACAACAATATCAGCATGTGGCGTAAGTTCAGGGTTAAGATTATTCAAGTTTGTCTAGCTATATATGTTTTGTAACAAAGAATTTTGTGCAATTCACATTTACACACTTCGAGTGCTTTCTTATAAGGACTAAATCCTCTGCGGGATATTCCAGTTGAAAGACAAGGTCGTGACGATTCCAGTTCTACCTGTGCCACCTGGGCACTTACCTGCACAGATCTCTGTTTAGTGAGGTCTCTGTGACTcctgccttttaaaattaaatcccaCCACTTCAGAGTCACCCTAAAAGTCAGAgtagatcatccatttccatcCCATTGGTTTAGTTTTGGTATCTTCAAAAGAACTTCCCCAAACCTATAATTAAAAGTAGATGATTAGTAACATTACATCTCTCCTAAGgttgaaaacaaattatttccgTTATAAAATAcctggtttgttttctgtatgttcagTAGCGTGAATTACACATTGGCTGCCCACTCAGAATGCCTGAAACCTCTGTGGTTCTGTGTTACACTCGCTGCACAACCGTGCTTTGTGATGCTGGcgatgtgtgtgtgtctgtgtctgcgTGCGCGCAGCATCTTCTGCAATTCTTAAGTGCTGATCTCAGCACTCTCGAATCAGTTTAAATACCCAGGTGCCTCGCCTCGCAGGTCGAGCCCAGCAAAGTACGAATACAATGGAAAACACAGCGGTAAAACGCTCGCACATGAGTTAAAACCGCTGGACTGACCACAGATACACCCCGAGCGATGCTCGTCGGGAACATCTGCCGTAACGTTTCTGTGGTTCGGAGGCATTTCCAGTCATTTCGGGTCAGGGGAATATAGGAATTTTCCTCGGGAGTGTTTAAGGTCGCATAGTCGCGCCTCTTTCATTGCAGAGTCGGAGGTGCGGCAGATAAATTTAAGTTTGTAAAATCAAAGTGGCCCAGCGGGTAGCTGGCTAAACGCTCAAAACTGCTCCTCTAGCCAACTTCCCCGAGTGTTTCGCATCTCGTGTGCGAAACGCCTTTGAGTTTTAAAGGAaaggataaaggaaaaaaaaaaggaaaaaagaaagcagccctagatagatagataggtaACATCTCAGCGTGTGAAAAGTTACAGCTACTACTTTGAGCCGAGAAGATGCTGAGGAGTCAGGGAGAGAAATAAGCCGAAGCGCCTTTGTACGCGAGGGGAACCGGCTCGAAAAGCGGCTGCTCGAGCCGTAATCAGGTCAACTCGGCACCGGCTCCCGCCGAACTCCGAAAAGCGCCGGGTGCGGGGGAGCCCCCGGGGGCGCTGCGGCCGGGGGGGtccgggcggggggcggcggcgccgggggcTCCGGCTGCGGGCGAGGGGCCGCGGCGCTGCGGGAGGCGCGCAGCATCGCCCTCCTCTCCTAAAAATAAGCGGGTCCccgtggaaaaaaaaaaacaacaaacaaaataggGCGGACGAAAGCTTTGTGCCCGCGCCGGGGAGAGCGAGCGCGTAGCGAAGCCGCGTTAAGTTCATTAGCGTTTGCAATCAGGAGCGCACGGGCACCTTCACCGGGGCAGAAAAGCTGCGAAGAGCCATTCATCAGCCTCAAGCGCTGCTCGCGGATGGCCCCCAAATCACCGCCGCGGGTGCCCCGACCGGGCGCAGCGAGGGAGCGGAGCGGCGGGGATCGCGGGGAGGGCGGGAGGCAGGGGACGCGCGTCCCGGCGGGTCCCGTCCCGGGGCGGCCGCGTCCTCGGCGCCCGGTGccggcggcggctcctcccCGCGCTCCTCCCCCGCGCGGCGGCCCCTCGCCCTCCCCTCCCGCAAGAAGAGGGGCCAAActccccgcccgccccggcGGGAAGGAGGCGGGGAAAGCCAAACTCCGCGGGACGCGTAAGGCTTccgcggcgggggggggcggcgcgggcggCGAGCCGTGGCCCTTCCCCCCGCCCGGCCCTCCCGCCCGCCCTCCGCTCCCGCCCGCCCGGCCTCACAAAGTGCGGGCGAGCGCCGCTCTCCCCCGCGCTGCCGCGGAGGCGGCGAGGCCGGCGGGAAGCGCCGCGCTCCGCACGTCGCGCCCGCGGGAGCCGctgccttccctctctccctcctctccctccctcctctcggCTGCGCGCCccccgctccgctccccgcTTCCCCAGCCCCGGCGCCAGGTAGGGGACCTGCGGGGGAAGCCGCGGGCGCCGCTCGAGCTgggggctgcgcggggcggggcggaaaattgcgcgCGGGGCTTGCGCCGCGCGTCCCCGGGGAGGGAGGGCTGGAGGGCTGGATAGATGGAGGGGGGCGCTCCGCTCGCCCCGGGTCTCGCTGCCGGCGCTTCCCCCGCGCCGGGCTCCGTCGCTCTCGGGGAGGATGAATGGAAGCGCCCGTAGCTCTCGGTCTGGTGAGCGCTAGCGGCCGGGGAGGAGGCGCGAATAAGCGCGTCCCCTGTAAGTTTTaggggcgggcggggggggTTGGAAGTTGGTTGGCGTTACCCCGGGTCGGCGCGGCGCTTCCCTCCGGGGTCGCGTCCTCGGGCGGCGTTTGCGGAGCGGGAGCGGGCGGGGACGGACCCTGACGGGGGCCCGCGGCTCCGGAGGCGCTGCCGGGGCTCGCCGCGGGAGGAGGAGGGTTGGTGACCGCCGGGGACGGCATCTTTAGTGATTTGCTCGAGAAATTGGAGGGGAAGCGGCTCCGTAGCGAAAACACTCGGTGCCCAAAAGCAGCTGCGTGTCGGTGTGGtggtgggaggggaaggggggggtcTCCCTCGTGAAATTGCAGatatttctggggttttttttcttcgcGTGGATATGGGAAGCGGGTCCGTTGTTCCGTGGGCTTAAAAGTTTTACCTTGTGAAGCtgacttaaagaaaaaataataagctAAAATACGCGGAAAGGCACCTCTCTGTGCCCACGCTCTTGAAAGTTTTTGTTAATAGGAGCCCTTTCTATAGGACATCACGTAGTTCTAGGCTCATCTAAAGTTGtagctttaaaatacttttttttttttaaaaaagaaactttagCGGTTTTATTTTTGTACGTTCTAAATACCACGTGTCCCTTACCTCAAGCCTTCTTAATTGGatgcttgtttggttttatttggcTGCTACCTGATGCGTTTTATGTGtactttttaatgcaaaatattttgcatcgTTTTGCTGAAGAGCTACAGTAAAATTCTGTGGATGCTTGTATCCTAAAATTCAGTCTAGGAAAGAGCATATTGATGTATAAGCATTGCTTGTCTATGGTCAGTTATCTTGCAGAAGAGTGAATTGTAAAGCACTTAGAGACGCTCTCTAATGAAAACCATAACTGCTGTTCCCTTCTAAAATAATCCAAGTGCTATTCAGAATTATTAATACGTTCATATCTAGGCAACTGGTTAATATTTTACGTAAGCAAAGATTTTCATAAAGTGTATTTCATGTAATGTAAGAGTGGTTAGGAAGAATAGGCACTATATTGGTATGAATATAGATGAAAAATATGTTGCTTGAACTTTGAGGAAGTACAATAGAttgagaaaaataacattattttacAATTCCTACCTTTGCCATTGTGAGCTTGCGGGGTTATTTTCAGTGGTCTGGTAAGTTAAGGGAGAAGAGGCAGCCAACAGTACTGAAGTATTAGGTACATGCATCAGACTAAAAAGTGAAATGAGTTTACACGAGTGAACACTGAGATGGAAGATATTCTTCAGTAGAAGAGATACTTGACCATGCTAAGAAGATTCTTTTGTTTGATATttattggaggaaaaaaaacccagaataaCATTCATAATCCGTTTAGCGAGTTAAGACTGGTACTTCAGTCAAATCTCTGAGCCAGGAGTAATTATTCTCTCCTCAAATGGAAAACGGAAAAAGGATTTAGTAGTAGAAA
The window above is part of the Phaenicophaeus curvirostris isolate KB17595 chromosome 4, BPBGC_Pcur_1.0, whole genome shotgun sequence genome. Proteins encoded here:
- the LOC138720373 gene encoding proline-rich protein 2-like, whose protein sequence is MAPKSPPRVPRPGAARERSGGDRGEGGRQGTRVPAGPVPGRPRPRRPVPAAAPPRAPPPRGGPSPSPPARRGAKLPARPGGKEAGKAKLRGTRKASAAGGGGAGGEPWPFPPPGPPARPPLPPARPHKVRASAALPRAAAEAARPAGSAALRTSRPREPLPSLSPSSPSLLSAARPPLRSPLPQPRRQVGDLRGKPRAPLELGAARGGAENCARGLRRASPGREGWRAG